DNA sequence from the Methanocellales archaeon genome:
TTTATTTACACAGAATACAAATTTGCTTTTGTTCCCTGAGTGAATTTCCCTCTTTTATTTTATTCTGTTAGCTCCTCAACTTCTTTCCTGCCCTCTTCCAAGGCCTCTAATTGCTCTTCATCATCTTTTAATAGCAACGTTTGGAATTCCCCCACATGTTCCTTTTCCTCTCTTGCTACGTCCAAAAGGACTTTCTTGATGTTTTTGTTCTCGGTCATAGCTGCCATTTGTTCATAGAGATTTATGGCATCTAGTTCTGCTATTACTCCAGCTCTTAATATCTCTTTATCCAAGTCTTCTTTTTTCGCTCTTTCAAGGTTTATGGGTATTTTTGATAGCATATTTTCGATTCTCCTTTTTTGACATACAGTTAATATCCAGCTTCTATTTAACCAAGGTATCTTTCTTCCTTATATCCTAATAAGAGTTTTGTGTTTCTTCTGATTCCACCAATCGATCCTTAATTGGGTCATGCTCCAGCTCCACTAACTCATTTAATTCTATGTTTGTTCTGCTTTTTAGGGTGATCAGCATTCTTCCGATTACAGCAAATCTCACGGGCCTCTAATTATAATGAATGCTTGTTACCGCCTATAAATTTTGCGTACACTAGCTGAAATATATTTTTCTT
Encoded proteins:
- a CDS encoding ferritin family protein, with product MLSKIPINLERAKKEDLDKEILRAGVIAELDAINLYEQMAAMTENKNIKKVLLDVAREEKEHVGEFQTLLLKDDEEQLEALEEGRKEVEELTE